A region from the Streptomyces sp. 3214.6 genome encodes:
- a CDS encoding ThuA domain-containing protein translates to MHLRGLSTKRRIRVTTVACGTLVAGLLSAPAADARPAPDPPLTTMSVKSPPGGANVRVLIFHGSAAAGDESPVVNAGIEAIERIGLSGPAGQRFAVEATDDASVFTDGTELGRYNAVVFLTGGGDVLDPEQEAGLEAYMEAGGGFVGLHDAARAEPYSNWFTGLIGARPAASSPTAVQRATVEVGDRRHPATKELPLEWKRPDLWPNWVKNPSGDVHTVARVRESTYQPGASANGADHAVSWCRDYDGGRSFYTGMGGTVSSYDEVDFRAHLRGALLWTTRLVQADCKATISGNYKAERLTQPNQPGRNDQIGEPHGLVTAPDGRVLYIGRGGADSSQPVITDWNNPNVGKGKGQIHVYDPATKKVTLAGELTVFGNKGGGDELIKVEEGLLGIELDPRFEQNGWVYLHYTPHSGVNRETRMAERRVSRFTLDPATNRLDLNSEKVLLKWPVQVHSCCHAGGGMSWDSKGNLYIATGDNNSSGFSDGYSGNNPQPNFRGVSFADARRTAGNTNNLNGKILRIHPEADGTYTLPAGNLFTGRETAEGGGKTRGEIYVMGVRNPARIFVDRTTDILYAGWVGPDASDPSTTWGPAKYDTFAVITQAGNRGWPYCMGNKQPYRDRNLPDPSQPLGWYDCDHPKNESPNNDGLVNLPPVTGNNIWYSPQGGAPDYPRDASGVPSYRKDQATYRLPWLKGGGQAAMNGPVYRYDVTSASAAKWPAYWDGKWFVGDFYDADQPRNAVVMDPKTQGSGGLPVHSESLKKIVPVGNDGIKNLMDWKFGPDGALYVLDYGRGFFTSDAKSALWRVTYTGGGPTPAVHELARGAQ, encoded by the coding sequence ATGCACTTACGAGGGTTGAGTACCAAAAGACGAATCCGAGTGACGACCGTGGCGTGCGGGACGCTCGTCGCCGGCCTGCTGTCCGCGCCCGCCGCGGACGCGCGCCCGGCCCCGGATCCACCCCTGACAACGATGTCCGTGAAGTCGCCGCCGGGCGGCGCGAACGTACGTGTGCTGATCTTCCACGGGTCGGCCGCGGCCGGGGACGAGTCCCCGGTCGTGAACGCCGGGATCGAGGCCATCGAGCGGATCGGTCTGTCCGGACCGGCGGGCCAGCGGTTCGCGGTCGAGGCCACCGACGACGCCTCGGTGTTCACCGACGGTACGGAACTGGGCCGTTACAACGCGGTCGTGTTCCTGACCGGCGGCGGTGACGTCCTCGACCCGGAGCAGGAGGCGGGTCTGGAGGCCTATATGGAGGCCGGCGGCGGGTTCGTCGGCCTCCACGACGCGGCCCGCGCCGAGCCGTACTCGAACTGGTTCACCGGTCTGATCGGCGCCCGCCCGGCCGCGTCGAGTCCGACGGCCGTGCAGCGTGCGACCGTTGAGGTCGGTGACCGACGGCATCCGGCCACCAAGGAGCTGCCCCTGGAGTGGAAACGCCCGGACCTGTGGCCGAACTGGGTGAAGAACCCGTCCGGCGACGTGCACACCGTGGCCCGGGTGCGCGAGTCGACGTACCAGCCGGGCGCGAGCGCCAACGGCGCGGACCACGCCGTCAGTTGGTGCCGGGACTACGACGGCGGCCGCTCCTTCTACACGGGCATGGGCGGCACCGTGTCGTCGTACGACGAGGTCGACTTCCGTGCGCATCTGCGCGGCGCGCTGCTGTGGACGACCCGGCTGGTGCAGGCGGACTGCAAGGCGACCATCTCCGGGAACTACAAGGCGGAGCGGCTGACCCAGCCCAACCAGCCCGGGCGCAATGACCAGATCGGCGAACCGCACGGCCTGGTCACCGCGCCCGACGGCCGGGTCCTCTACATCGGGCGGGGCGGCGCCGACTCCTCCCAGCCCGTGATCACCGACTGGAACAATCCGAACGTCGGCAAGGGCAAGGGGCAGATCCACGTCTACGACCCGGCGACCAAGAAGGTCACCCTGGCCGGGGAGTTGACGGTTTTCGGCAACAAGGGCGGCGGCGACGAGCTCATCAAGGTCGAGGAAGGGCTCCTCGGCATCGAGCTCGACCCGCGGTTCGAGCAGAACGGCTGGGTGTACCTGCACTACACGCCCCATTCGGGCGTCAACCGTGAGACCCGGATGGCCGAGCGGCGCGTCTCCCGTTTCACGCTCGACCCCGCCACGAACCGGCTCGACCTGAACAGCGAGAAGGTGCTGCTCAAGTGGCCGGTGCAGGTGCACAGTTGCTGTCACGCCGGGGGCGGGATGTCCTGGGACTCGAAGGGCAACCTGTACATCGCCACCGGTGACAACAACTCCAGTGGTTTCAGCGACGGTTACTCCGGAAACAACCCGCAACCGAACTTCAGGGGTGTTTCCTTCGCCGACGCGCGCCGCACCGCCGGAAACACCAACAACCTCAACGGCAAGATCCTGCGCATTCACCCGGAGGCCGACGGCACGTACACGCTTCCGGCGGGGAACCTCTTCACGGGCCGGGAGACCGCCGAGGGCGGCGGCAAGACGCGCGGCGAGATCTATGTGATGGGCGTCCGCAACCCCGCGCGGATCTTCGTCGACCGCACGACCGACATCCTGTACGCGGGCTGGGTCGGTCCGGACGCGAGCGACCCGTCGACGACGTGGGGGCCGGCGAAGTACGACACGTTCGCCGTCATCACCCAGGCGGGCAACCGGGGTTGGCCGTACTGCATGGGCAACAAGCAGCCCTACCGGGACCGCAACCTGCCCGATCCCTCGCAGCCGCTGGGCTGGTACGACTGCGACCACCCGAAGAACGAGTCGCCGAACAACGACGGCCTGGTCAACCTGCCGCCGGTCACCGGGAACAACATCTGGTACTCGCCCCAGGGCGGCGCACCCGACTACCCGCGCGACGCGAGCGGCGTCCCCTCGTACCGCAAGGACCAGGCGACCTACCGGCTGCCATGGCTCAAGGGCGGCGGGCAGGCCGCGATGAACGGCCCCGTCTACCGTTACGACGTCACGAGCGCGAGTGCGGCCAAATGGCCCGCGTACTGGGACGGCAAGTGGTTCGTCGGCGACTTCTACGACGCCGACCAGCCGCGCAACGCGGTGGTCATGGACCCGAAGACGCAAGGGTCGGGCGGTCTGCCGGTGCACTCGGAGTCACTGAAGAAGATCGTGCCCGTCGGCAACGACGGCATCAAGAACCTCATGGACTGGAAGTTCGGTCCGGACGGCGCCCTGTATGTCCTCGACTACGGCCGCGGCTTCTTCACCTCGGACGCCAAGTCGGCGCTGTGGCGGGTCACTTACACCGGAGGCGGTCCGACGCCGGCCGTCCACGAGCTGGCGAGGGGGGCGCAGTGA
- a CDS encoding OmpL47-type beta-barrel domain-containing protein — translation MMLGLQAAPTTAAAAAQSEPAAAAQVLTWTAGDGITAYVSAPTTAVAGQATIVFENSAATGNTTGMPHTLTFVTSDPEFNNDVTLNILANPNDDMGGRHTAEVTLTPGRYFYHCTIPGHGQMQGILVVTEGGGEDTTAPETAAQVTGTQNAQGEYVGSASVAIGATDDGGSGVDSIQYAVDDLAGWIPYTAPVVVDQVGAHRVRYRAFDKAGNVSAEKSVAFTVVARPSDDTAPPDTSATVTGEQNADGTYVDMATVTVSASDTGSGVNTIEYAVNSGAWQRYTAPVMVHQTGAHTVRYRATDKAGNVSAERDVRFTVVAATPQDTTPPVTGVTVDGTKNSDGAYVGNAKVTVSATDAGGSGVDRIEYSLDSGPYLAYGTPVTVDRAGPHTLAYRAIDKAGNTSTARTVTFTVVSSHVPAPNCPEYDERLTVIVGTVDSGVPNRLTDSRCRINELIEDEKEWTSHALFLKHVKTVLDKLFADGVVDGREYDAIQQAARESGIGTPGQTEGYRTILDGTAESFSRWQQVGGGSFALNADGSITSGTTRDGLGMLWFPQRKYGDFSLKLQWRDDAPGTGNANSGVFVRFPWVHDHPEEPRPEWVAIKYGHEVQVFDRPDGDMYKTGSVYGFDRVGLAGAGVTQKGTWNDYEIRVVDQHYSVFRNGVLINEFDNIGGQEFSPPRSDDPGTDGRRFASGYIGLQVHSTTDVVSYRDVRIKEL, via the coding sequence ATGATGCTCGGACTGCAGGCGGCGCCGACGACGGCGGCGGCGGCGGCACAGTCCGAACCGGCGGCTGCCGCCCAGGTGCTCACCTGGACCGCGGGCGACGGCATCACCGCGTACGTGTCGGCGCCGACCACGGCGGTGGCGGGTCAGGCGACCATCGTCTTCGAGAACAGCGCGGCCACCGGCAACACCACCGGCATGCCCCACACGTTGACGTTCGTCACCAGCGATCCCGAGTTCAACAACGACGTCACGCTGAACATCCTGGCCAACCCGAACGACGACATGGGCGGCCGCCACACCGCCGAGGTCACCCTGACCCCGGGCCGCTACTTCTACCACTGCACGATCCCCGGCCACGGCCAGATGCAGGGCATCCTCGTGGTCACCGAGGGCGGCGGCGAGGACACGACCGCGCCCGAGACGGCGGCACAGGTCACCGGCACACAGAACGCGCAGGGCGAGTACGTCGGCTCTGCGAGTGTCGCGATCGGCGCGACGGACGACGGCGGGTCCGGGGTCGACAGCATTCAGTACGCCGTCGACGATCTGGCCGGCTGGATCCCGTACACCGCCCCGGTCGTCGTCGACCAGGTCGGCGCCCACCGGGTCCGCTACCGGGCGTTCGACAAGGCGGGCAACGTCTCGGCCGAGAAGAGCGTCGCGTTCACGGTCGTCGCCCGGCCCTCCGACGACACGGCGCCACCGGACACCTCCGCGACGGTGACCGGTGAGCAGAACGCCGACGGGACGTACGTCGACATGGCGACCGTCACCGTGTCCGCCTCCGACACCGGTTCCGGGGTCAACACCATCGAGTACGCGGTGAACTCCGGTGCCTGGCAGCGCTATACGGCGCCCGTGATGGTGCACCAGACGGGCGCCCACACGGTGCGCTACCGGGCCACCGACAAGGCGGGCAACGTGTCCGCCGAGAGGGACGTCCGGTTCACGGTGGTCGCGGCGACCCCGCAGGACACCACGCCCCCGGTGACCGGCGTGACCGTCGACGGCACGAAGAACTCCGACGGGGCGTATGTCGGCAACGCCAAGGTGACCGTGAGCGCGACGGACGCGGGCGGCTCGGGTGTCGACCGGATCGAGTATTCGCTCGACAGCGGACCGTACCTCGCCTACGGCACACCGGTGACCGTCGACCGGGCCGGTCCGCACACCCTCGCCTACCGGGCCATCGACAAAGCCGGCAACACCTCCACCGCGCGCACGGTGACCTTCACGGTGGTGTCCAGTCACGTCCCGGCCCCCAACTGCCCCGAGTACGACGAGCGGTTGACGGTCATCGTCGGCACGGTCGACTCCGGGGTGCCGAACCGGCTGACCGACAGCCGGTGCCGCATCAACGAGTTGATCGAGGACGAGAAGGAGTGGACGTCCCACGCGCTGTTCCTCAAGCACGTGAAGACGGTCCTGGACAAACTGTTCGCCGACGGGGTCGTCGACGGCCGCGAGTACGACGCGATCCAACAGGCGGCCCGCGAGTCCGGGATCGGCACGCCCGGCCAAACCGAGGGCTACCGCACCATCCTCGACGGAACCGCGGAGTCTTTCTCGCGATGGCAGCAGGTGGGCGGCGGTTCGTTCGCGCTGAACGCCGACGGGTCGATCACCTCCGGCACGACGCGGGACGGACTCGGCATGCTGTGGTTCCCGCAGCGCAAGTACGGCGACTTCTCGCTGAAGCTGCAGTGGCGCGACGACGCGCCCGGCACGGGCAACGCCAACTCCGGTGTGTTCGTGCGCTTCCCGTGGGTCCATGACCACCCCGAGGAGCCGCGGCCGGAGTGGGTCGCCATCAAGTACGGCCACGAGGTGCAGGTGTTCGACCGGCCCGACGGCGACATGTACAAGACGGGCTCGGTGTACGGCTTCGACCGGGTGGGACTCGCCGGGGCCGGCGTCACGCAGAAGGGCACCTGGAACGACTACGAGATCCGGGTGGTCGACCAGCACTACTCGGTATTCCGCAACGGCGTGCTCATCAACGAGTTCGACAACATCGGCGGCCAGGAGTTCTCCCCGCCCCGCTCGGACGACCCGGGCACGGACGGGCGGCGGTTCGCGTCCGGCTACATCGGGCTCCAGGTGCACAGCACGACGGACGTCGTCTCCTACCGGGACGTCCGGATCAAGGAGTTGTAG
- a CDS encoding VOC family protein codes for MLTTRFVNGAPNWIDVGTSDIDGATSFYGALFGWRFQSAGPDAGGYGFFQLDGKTVAGGVQTTPEQGPPSWTVYFQTPDAESTAKAAEQAHGRVFFPPMDVMGQGTMAVLADQAGVPFGLWQPALTKGVDVANEPGSLCWVELYTPDIAAAAAFYNTTLGLETSAVPFPGGTYTCVNPAGAGEEAMFGGIVPLSDDPTEAESAPYWLPYFEVTDVDAVVAKAQERGARTRMPATDVQGVGRIAKLADPYGARFAVIKSVPQET; via the coding sequence ATGCTCACCACCCGTTTCGTCAACGGCGCTCCCAACTGGATCGACGTCGGCACGTCCGACATCGACGGCGCCACCTCCTTCTACGGCGCGCTCTTCGGCTGGCGATTCCAGTCGGCAGGGCCCGACGCCGGCGGCTACGGCTTCTTCCAGCTGGACGGCAAGACCGTGGCGGGCGGCGTGCAGACAACGCCCGAGCAGGGCCCGCCGTCGTGGACGGTGTACTTCCAGACACCGGACGCGGAGTCCACGGCCAAGGCCGCCGAACAGGCCCACGGCAGGGTGTTCTTCCCGCCGATGGACGTGATGGGCCAGGGCACGATGGCGGTCCTCGCCGACCAGGCCGGCGTGCCGTTCGGCCTCTGGCAGCCGGCGCTGACCAAGGGCGTGGACGTGGCGAACGAGCCCGGCTCCCTGTGCTGGGTCGAGCTGTACACGCCGGACATCGCCGCGGCGGCCGCCTTCTACAACACGACACTGGGTCTGGAGACCTCGGCCGTCCCCTTCCCGGGCGGCACGTACACCTGCGTCAACCCCGCCGGCGCCGGGGAGGAGGCGATGTTCGGCGGCATCGTCCCGCTGTCCGACGATCCGACGGAGGCCGAGTCGGCGCCGTACTGGCTGCCGTACTTCGAGGTCACCGATGTGGACGCGGTCGTCGCCAAGGCGCAGGAACGGGGCGCCAGGACGCGGATGCCCGCCACGGACGTCCAGGGCGTGGGCCGTATCGCCAAACTCGCCGACCCGTACGGCGCACGCTTCGCGGTGATCAAGAGCGTGCCGCAGGAGACGTGA
- a CDS encoding multicopper oxidase domain-containing protein, whose amino-acid sequence MDRRGFNRRVLLGGAAVATSLSLGPEAVSADQPATLAPPGGAVRHLKLYAEKLPDGQFGYGFEKGRATIPGPLIELNEGDTVHIEFENTLDVAASLHVHGLDYEVSSDGTKLNGSDVEPGGTRTYTWRTHAPGRRADGTWRAGSAGYWHYHDHVVGTEHGTGGIRKGLYGPVIVRRKGDVLPDVTHTIVFNDMTINNRPAHSGHQGPDFEATVGDRVEFVMITHGEYYHTFHMHGHRWADNRTGMLTGPDDPSQVIDNKIVGPADSFGFQVLAGEGVGAGAWMYHCHVQSHSDMGMVGLFLVKKPDGTIPGYEPHEPHEPHEPRAAGESGDTDRTPETHQH is encoded by the coding sequence ATGGACAGACGAGGGTTCAACCGCCGGGTGCTGCTGGGCGGCGCCGCCGTCGCGACATCGTTGTCCCTGGGCCCGGAGGCGGTGAGCGCCGATCAGCCGGCGACGCTCGCACCGCCGGGGGGAGCGGTCAGACATCTCAAGCTGTACGCCGAGAAGCTGCCCGACGGGCAGTTCGGCTACGGCTTCGAGAAGGGCAGGGCGACCATCCCGGGGCCGCTCATCGAACTCAACGAGGGCGACACCGTCCACATCGAGTTCGAGAACACCCTGGATGTGGCGGCGAGTCTGCACGTCCACGGGCTGGACTACGAAGTGTCCAGCGACGGAACGAAGTTGAACGGGAGTGACGTCGAACCCGGCGGCACCCGCACCTACACCTGGCGCACCCACGCCCCCGGCCGCCGCGCCGACGGCACCTGGCGGGCGGGCAGCGCGGGCTACTGGCACTACCACGACCACGTCGTCGGAACGGAACACGGCACGGGCGGCATCCGCAAGGGCCTGTACGGGCCGGTGATCGTCCGGCGCAAGGGTGACGTCCTGCCCGACGTGACCCACACGATCGTCTTCAACGACATGACGATCAACAACAGGCCCGCCCACTCGGGCCACCAGGGCCCCGACTTCGAGGCGACGGTGGGCGACCGGGTCGAGTTCGTGATGATCACGCACGGCGAGTACTACCACACCTTCCATATGCACGGTCACCGATGGGCCGACAACCGCACCGGCATGCTCACCGGGCCCGACGACCCCAGCCAGGTCATCGACAACAAGATCGTGGGCCCGGCCGACTCCTTCGGCTTCCAGGTACTCGCGGGGGAGGGGGTGGGCGCCGGGGCGTGGATGTACCACTGCCATGTGCAGAGCCACTCCGACATGGGCATGGTCGGACTGTTCCTGGTGAAGAAGCCCGACGGCACGATCCCCGGGTACGAGCCGCACGAGCCCCACGAGCCGCATGAGCCGCGCGCGGCGGGGGAGTCGGGCGACACGGACAGGACTCCCGAGACGCACCAGCACTGA
- a CDS encoding WhiB family transcriptional regulator, translated as MYTDTIPTPDLAWQREALCAQTGADFFFPEPGSSVREAKRICGMCEMRTACLDYALANDERFGVWGGLSEKERLQIRRTAH; from the coding sequence ATGTACACCGACACGATTCCCACACCCGACCTCGCCTGGCAGCGGGAAGCGCTGTGCGCGCAGACCGGGGCGGACTTCTTCTTCCCCGAGCCCGGCAGTTCCGTGCGGGAGGCGAAGCGCATCTGCGGCATGTGCGAGATGCGGACCGCCTGCCTCGACTACGCCCTGGCCAACGACGAACGCTTCGGCGTCTGGGGCGGACTGTCCGAGAAGGAACGCCTGCAGATCAGGCGCACGGCACACTGA
- a CDS encoding acyl-ACP desaturase has protein sequence MTITSPHLGSPAVWTDAKLLYALEEVVETELNRHLKVTKDWMPHEYVPWSDGRNFPGFFEDGEAWDKEQSKVTEIGRIALVVNLLTEDNLPSYHHEIASLFGRDGAWGTWVHRWTAEEGRHGIVMRDYLLASRAVDPDKLEQFRMAHMSEGFESDNRHSMLHSVAYVAFQELATRVSHRNTGHQSGDPVCDRMLARIATDENLHMVFYRNLLKAAFELAPDLTMQAVRDVIVNFRMPGHGMPGFERFAAQMAIGEVYNMRIHHDDVIQPVLRFLKVMDIDGLGPEGQRAQEEIGMYMGGLDAEALKFDEKLAARKARMAARAAG, from the coding sequence GTGACGATCACCTCCCCTCACCTCGGCAGCCCCGCCGTCTGGACCGACGCCAAGCTGCTGTACGCGCTGGAGGAAGTGGTCGAGACCGAGCTCAACCGGCACCTGAAGGTCACCAAGGACTGGATGCCGCACGAGTACGTGCCGTGGTCCGACGGCCGCAACTTCCCCGGCTTCTTCGAGGACGGCGAAGCCTGGGACAAGGAGCAGTCGAAGGTCACGGAGATCGGCCGGATCGCGCTGGTCGTGAACCTCCTGACCGAGGACAACCTGCCCAGCTACCACCACGAGATCGCCTCGCTCTTCGGCCGGGACGGCGCCTGGGGCACCTGGGTGCACCGCTGGACGGCCGAGGAGGGCCGCCACGGCATCGTGATGCGCGACTACCTGCTCGCCTCGCGCGCCGTGGACCCGGACAAGCTGGAGCAGTTCCGCATGGCCCACATGAGCGAGGGCTTCGAGTCGGACAACCGGCACTCGATGCTGCACTCGGTGGCCTACGTCGCCTTCCAGGAGCTCGCGACCCGCGTCTCGCACCGCAACACCGGCCACCAGTCCGGCGACCCGGTCTGCGACCGCATGCTGGCGCGCATCGCGACCGACGAGAACCTGCACATGGTCTTCTACCGGAACCTGCTGAAGGCCGCCTTCGAGCTCGCCCCCGACCTCACCATGCAGGCGGTGCGGGATGTCATCGTGAACTTCCGCATGCCCGGCCACGGTATGCCCGGCTTCGAGCGGTTCGCCGCGCAGATGGCCATCGGCGAGGTCTACAACATGCGCATCCACCACGACGACGTCATCCAGCCCGTGCTGCGCTTCCTGAAGGTCATGGACATCGACGGCCTCGGCCCCGAGGGGCAGCGGGCGCAGGAGGAGATCGGCATGTACATGGGCGGTCTGGACGCGGAGGCTCTGAAGTTCGACGAGAAGCTGGCCGCACGCAAGGCCCGCATGGCGGCCCGCGCCGCGGGCTGA
- a CDS encoding LacI family DNA-binding transcriptional regulator, whose protein sequence is MTETASRPTLEAVAARAGVSRATVSRVVNGGDGVREPLVERVRRAVEELGYVPNQAARSLVTKRHDAVAVVIAEPETRVFADPFFALQLRGISKELTAHDNQLVLLLTEGRDDHARVARYLAGHHVDGALVFSLHLADPLPGLIQGAGVPTVFGGRPGWSDGTRDVVYVDSDNRGGAREAVRLLAALGRTRIAHLTGPLDQTSAADRLDGYREVMGDTDPRLVVEGDFTPGGGERAMRELLDRCPDVDAVFAANDLTAAGALRVLRESGRRVPEDVAVVGFDDMLPVAEQTDPPLTTVRQDIEEMGRIMARLLLRRLDRHTADDEPGGVILPTTVVRRTSA, encoded by the coding sequence GTGACCGAGACAGCGTCGCGTCCCACTCTGGAGGCCGTGGCCGCGCGGGCCGGGGTCTCCCGGGCGACCGTGTCACGAGTCGTCAACGGGGGGGACGGCGTCCGGGAGCCGCTCGTCGAGCGGGTCCGGCGGGCTGTGGAGGAACTCGGGTACGTCCCCAACCAGGCCGCGCGCAGCCTGGTGACGAAACGGCACGACGCCGTTGCCGTCGTCATCGCCGAACCGGAGACCCGGGTCTTCGCAGACCCCTTCTTCGCGCTTCAACTCCGCGGCATCAGCAAGGAGTTGACGGCCCACGACAACCAGCTCGTGCTGCTGCTCACCGAAGGCCGCGACGACCACGCGCGGGTCGCCCGCTACCTCGCCGGCCATCATGTCGACGGGGCGCTGGTCTTCTCCCTGCACCTCGCCGACCCGCTCCCCGGCCTGATCCAGGGCGCCGGCGTCCCGACCGTGTTCGGTGGCCGACCCGGCTGGAGCGACGGCACACGGGACGTCGTGTACGTCGACAGCGACAACCGCGGCGGCGCCCGCGAGGCCGTACGCCTGCTGGCCGCCCTCGGCCGCACCCGTATCGCACACCTCACCGGGCCCCTCGACCAGACGTCCGCGGCGGACCGGCTCGACGGATACCGGGAGGTCATGGGCGACACCGATCCGCGGCTCGTCGTCGAGGGCGACTTCACCCCCGGCGGCGGCGAGCGGGCCATGCGCGAACTCCTCGACCGCTGCCCCGACGTCGACGCCGTGTTCGCAGCCAACGACCTCACCGCCGCGGGCGCCCTGCGCGTCCTGCGAGAGAGCGGACGGCGCGTGCCGGAGGACGTCGCGGTGGTCGGCTTCGACGACATGCTGCCCGTCGCCGAACAGACCGACCCGCCACTGACGACGGTCCGTCAGGACATCGAGGAGATGGGCCGGATCATGGCCCGCCTTCTGCTGCGCCGCCTCGACCGGCACACCGCCGACGACGAACCGGGCGGCGTGATCCTGCCGACCACGGTGGTGCGCCGCACTTCGGCGTAG